One Pyrenophora tritici-repentis strain M4 chromosome 5, whole genome shotgun sequence DNA window includes the following coding sequences:
- a CDS encoding acetate--CoA ligase has protein sequence MSEGNVKPPVVAEAHEVDTFHVPKAFYEKHPHSRPHLENLEEYQKLYKESITDPKTFWGRLARELLTWERDFQTVHSGSFEHGDNAWFLEGRLNASYNCVDRHAFKDPNKPAIIYEADDEGDGRIITYGELLRQVSKLAYTLKEMGVRKGDTVALYLPMIPEAVISFLACTRIGAVHSVVFAGFSSDSLRDRINDAECKVVITTDEGKRGGKTISTKKIVDDALKQCPGISHCLVYKRTGAEVPWTKGRDWWWHEEVEKYPNYIAPEPMNSEDPLFLLYTSGSTGKPKGVMHTTGGYLLGAAATGKYVFDIHDNDVFFCGGDVGWITGHTYVVYAPLLLGVATVVFEGTPAYPNFSRYWDIVDKYNVSQFYVAPTALRLLKRAGNEHVKHKMKNLRILGSVGEPIAAEVWKWYFETVGKEEAHVVDTYWQTETGSHVITPLGGITPTKPGSASLPFFGIEPAIIDPVSGEEIHGNDVEGVLAFKQPWPSMARTVWGAHKRYMETYLTVYKGYYFTGDGAARDHEGYYWIRGRVDDVVNVSGHRLSTAEIEAALIEHHQVAEAAVVGIHDELTGQAVNAFVALKDGTESSDQVKKDLVMQVRKSIGPFAAPKAIFVVPDLPKTRSGKIMRRIMRKILAGEEDQLGDITTLSDPSVVDKIIDIVHQSKKK, from the exons ATGTCTGAAGGAAACGTGAAGCCCCCGGTTGTGGCCGAAGCGCACGAAGTCGACACATTCCACGTTCCCAAGGCGTTTTACGA GAAGCACCCGCATTCAAGGCCTCACCTCGAAAACCTCGAAGAGTACCAGAAGCTGTACAAAGAGTCCATTACCGATCCAAAGACTTTCTGGGGCAGATTAGCGCGCGAACTGCTCACGTGGGAACGCGACTTCCAGACCGTACACTCGGGTAGCTTTGAGCATGGCGATAATGCGTGGTTCTTGGAAGGCAGACTGAATGCCAGCTACAACTGTGTTGATCGTCATGCCTTCAAGGACCCTAACAAGCCGGCCATCATTTACGAGGCCGACGACGAGGGCGATGGCCGCATCATCACATACGGAGAGCTACTCCGCCAGGTCTCCAAGCTAGCCTACACACTCAAAGAAATGGGCGTAAGAAAGGGTGACACAGTCGCTCTTTACTTGCCCATGATTCCAGAGGCCGTCATCTCCTTTTTGGCATGCACGCGCATCGGTGCTGTCCACTCAGTCGTCTTCGCCGGCTTTTCGTCTGATTCACTACGCGACCGCATCAACGACGCCGAGTGCAAGGTTGTCATCACCACCGACGAGGGCAAGCGCGGAGGCAAGACCATCAGCACCAAGAAGATTGTTGATGATGCTCTGAAACAATGTCCCGGCATCAGCCACTGCTTGGTTTACAAGCGCACTGGCGCCGAAGTCCCCTGGACCAAGGGACGTGACTGGTGGTGGCACGAGGAGGTCGAGAAGTACCCCAACTACATTGCACCAGAGCCTATGAACTCAGAAGACCCTCTTTTCTTGCTCTACACATCGGGTTCGACTGGTAAGCCCAAGGGTGTCATGCACACAACAGGTGGTTACCTCCTTGGAGCAGCAGCAACTGGAAAGTACGTCTTCGATATCCACGACAATGATGTCTTTTTCTGCGGTGGTGATGTAGGTTGGATCACAGGACACACATACGTTGTATACGCTCCTTTGCTGCTTGGTGTTGCTACCGTTGTGTTTGAAGGTACCCCTGCTTACCCCAACTTCTCGCGCTACTGGGATATCGTGGACAAGTACAATGTCAGCCAGTTCTACGTAGCGCCCACTGCACTGCGGCTACTCAAGCGTGCAGGCAATGAGCACGTCAAACACAAGATGAAGAACCTAAGAATACTCGGATCCGTTGGCGAGCCGATTGCTGCAGAAGTGTGGAAGTGGTATTTCGAGACTGTCGGCAAGGAGGAGGCACATGTTGTTGAT ACGTACTGGCAAACTGAGACGGGCTCGCACGTGATTACACCCCTGGGTGGTATCACCCCTACCAAGCCTGGGTCCGCATCTCTTCCCTTTTTCGGTATTGAGCCGGCGATTATCGACCCCGTCTCCGGCGAGGAGATTCACGGTAACGATGTTGAGGGTGTATTGGCGTTCAAGCAACCTTGGCCAAGCATGGCACGCACAGTCTGGGGAGCACACAAGCGATACATGGAGACATATCTGACGGTATACAAGGGGTACTAC TTCACTGGAGACGGTGCCGCACGTGACCACGAGGGCTATTACTGGATTCGAGGACGCGTCGATGACGTTGTCAACGTTTCTGGGCACAGGCTGTCGACTGCTGAGATTGAGGCGGCACTTATTGAACACC ACCAGGTGGCTGAGGCGGCAGTAGTGGGAATCCATGACGAACTGACAGGCCAAGCGGTCAACGCCTTTGTGGCGCTCAAGGACGGCACAGAGTCAAGTGACCAAGTGAAGAAGGACTTGGTAATGCAAGTGCGCAAGTCGATTGGTCCGTTTGCCGCACCAAAGGCAATTTTTGTAGTGCCAGATCTGCCCAAGACGCGATCCGGCAAGATTATGCGACGTATAATGCGCAAGATTCTAGCTGGAGAGGAGGACCAACTGGGCGACATCACAACG CTTTCGGATCCGTCGGTAGTCGACAAGATCATCGACATAGTGCACCAGTCGAAGAAAAAATAG
- a CDS encoding ADAM 8 precursor — protein sequence MRIFGSLGTAFTLGLATIASASSYARPPLRSIALAKNADILTQTHRVTAVSSFDLAFDVSGQRVRLSLEPNHDLFVEGGQITHLNADGSIARQEPIERLQHKVYKGTAWLKRGNRWDNVGWARIGIREDGLEPLFEGTYTVNHNHHHIKTASDYKSTRQAEDPDVDLREKEYMVVFRDSDMGIYDEHSELRKRADDVGCPSDELLFNTQDDHPIYASMRARDEASAMSPSFISAMFKRQNDLQPGGNGAGVELSSTIGSTAGCPGTRKVALVGVAADCTYVKSFGGDKNKTQTNIMSVMNQASQLFESTFNISLGLANLLVTEADCPTQQQQATPWNQDCSGSITIQDRLNQFSTWRGQQKDTYSHWTLLSTCNTGSAVGLAWLGQACTTGSQANNGNSGETVAGANVVIKTATEWQVVAHETGHTYGAVHDCTSDSCANKDLVSAQQCCPFSQGTCDANGGFIMNPSTSPGISRFSPCSIGNICSALGRNSVKSQCLTNNRDVTLLTGQTCGNGIVEGDEECDCGGTTGCKGNRCCNPSTCKFINNAVCDDSNEDCCRNCQFASANTVCRNSVGDCDPQEMCTGNSPYCPEDKTKPDGTDCGNGLTCASGQCTSRDMQCKTIMGSYTQGNDTYACDNSNCMLSCASPEFGARCYGLQQNFLDGTSCTGGGKCVNGVCQGGSVGKEITSWIDSHLPLVIGLAAGVGGALLLCIFCGCLRSYRRRSKLRKYAAAVPPPMPSFDGMEVVVWQ from the exons ATGCGTATCTTTGGCAGTCTAGGCACCGCCTTTACGCTGGGACTTGCAACAATAGCATCCGCTTCATCATACGCCCGCCCACCGCTGAGAAGTATCGCGCTCGCCAAAAATGCCGACATCCTCACACAAACACACCGCGTGACGGCTGTGTCGTCGTTTGATCTCGCCTTCGACGTATCGGGGCAGCGCGTGCGCCTCAGCCTCGAACCCAACCACGACCTCTTTGTAGAGGGCGGCCAAATAACACACCTCAATGCAGACGGCAGCATAGCGCGCCAGGAGCCTATAGAGCGCCTGCAACACAAGGTCTACAAAGGCACAGCATGGCTGAAGAGAGGAAATCGCTGGGACAATGTGGGCTGGGCGCGAATAGGCATTCGCGAGGACGGTCTAGAACCGCTGTTTGAAGGCACCTATACTGtcaaccacaaccaccaccaTATCAAGACAGCATCCGACTACAAGTCGACGCGCCAGGCAGAGGACCCGGATGTTGACCTGCGCGAGAAGGAGTACATGGTCGTCTTCCGCGACTCGGATATGGGCATATACGATGAACACTCGGAGCTCAGGAAGCGCGCTGACGACGTAGGATGTCCGTCCGATGAACTACTTTTCAATACGCAAGATGATCACCCAATCTACGCCAGCATGCGCGCTCGCGACGAGGCGTCGGCCATGTCGCCATCTTTTATTTCAGCAATGTTCAAGCGACAGAACGACCTCCAGCCCGGAGGTAACGGCGCTGGTGTTGAACTATCCTCTACCATTGGCAGCACTGCCGGATGCCCTGGTACTCGCAAGGTTGCGCTCGTTGGAGTTGCTGCCGACTGCACCTACGTGAAGTCTTTCGGTGGTGACAAGAACAAGACCCAGACGAACATCATGAGTGTCATGAACCAGGCCTCACAACTATTTGAGAGCACATTTAACATCTCCCTTGGTTTGGCTAACCTGCTTGTTACTGAGGCGGACTGTCCAACACAGCAACAACAGGCAACGCCCTGGAATCAAGACTGCAGTGGCAGCATCACTATCCAGGATCGTTTGAACCAATTCTCAACTTGGAGAGGTCAGCAAAAGGATACCTACTCCCACTGGACCCTGCTATCTACCTGCAACACTGGATCGGCCGTTGGACTCGCATGGCTCGGACAGGCTTGCACCACGGGCTCACAGGCCAACAATGGTAACTCTGGTGAGACTGTTGCTGGCGCCAACGTTGTCATCAAAACTGCTACTGAGTGGCAAGTCGTTGCTCACGAAACAGGCCACACCTACGGCGCCGTGCACGACTGTACCTCGGATTCGTGCGCAAACAAGGACCTTGTCAGCGCTCAGCAGTGCTGTCCCTTTAGCCAAGGCACCTGCGATGCAAACGGTGGTTTCATCATGAACCCCTCAACATCGCCCGGAATTTCCCGCTTCTCCCCGTGCTCCATCGGTAACATCTGCTCGGCACTCGGACGGAACAGTGTCAAGTCTCAGTGTCTCACCAACAACCGAGACGTCACCCTTCTCACTGGCCAAACCTGTGGTAACGGTATTGTCGAGGGCGACGAGGAGTGCGACTGCGGTGGTACCACGGGCTGCAAAGGCAACAGGTGCTGCAACCCCTCGACGTGCAAGTTCATCAACAATGCCGTCTGCGATGACTCCAACGAAGACTGCTGCCGCAACTGCCAGTTTGCTTCTGCCAACACCGTATGCCGCAACTCGGTTGGTGATTGCGATCCCCAGGAAATGTGCACGGGCAACTCACCCTACTGCCCCGAAGACAAGACCAAGCCAGACGGCACCGACTGCGGCAACGGACTCACATGTGCCAGCGGCCAGTGCACGAGCAGAGACATGCAGTGCAAGACCATCATGGGCAGTTACACCCAAGGCAACGATACATATGCCTGCGACAACAGCAACTGCATGCTCAGCTGCGCAAGCCCAGAGTTCGGCGCGAGATGTTACGGTCTCCAGCAAAACTTCCTCGACGGAACGAGCTGTACCGGCGGGGGAAAGTGTGTCAAC GGCGTATGTCAAGGCGGTTCCGTCGGCAAGGAAATCACCTCCTGGATCGACAGCCACCTCCCCCTCGTCATCGGCCTCGCCGCCGGTGTCGGCGGCGCCTTACTCCTCTGTATCTTCTGCGGCTGTCTCCGGTCCTACCGCCGCCGCTCTAAACTGCGTAAATACGCTGCTGCCGTCCCGCCCCCAATGCC TTCTTTTGACGGCATGGAAGTGGTTGTCTGGCAGTAG